The genomic segment GCGTCTTGCGGCGCGCGCGTTGCTCGGCGCGGGCGAGAGCGGCGGCGTCACGCTGCTGCCCAACTCCTCAACCGCTCTCAACCTTGCGCTAAGCATCCTCGGCGCGACGCTCGGCGGGGGCGCAACCGTCGTCACCACCGACCAGGAGCATCCGTGCGTCATCTGGCCGCTCGCGCGCCTCGCTGCGCGCGGCATCGAGGTCGCAACGATCGCGTCCGGCTCCCCGGCCGAGTTTCTCGACAAGCTTAGCGAACTGATCCGTCGGCGCCGTCCCGGCTTCGTCGTGTTCTCGCAGGTCTCGTGCAAGGACGGGCGCGTGATGCCGGTCGAAGAAGCGGGAGCAATCCTCGAACAACAGGAGATCCCGTATATCGTCGACGGCGCACAGGCGCTGGGACAGGTCGCGGTCGACGTGACGCGAATCAAGGCCTGGGCGTACGCGCACACGGGCCACAAATGGCTCTTCGGCCCGACGGGCACGGGTGGGCTCTGGACCAGCGCGCGTTTTCTCGGCGCCAACACTCTCGCCTGGACGGGGCCGGATTTTCTCCGCGGGGGCGGCGGCGAACTCGAATCCGGCACGCTCAACTGCGCGGCATTCGCCGGGATGGCCGAAGCGCTAAACGCTTGCGCCGAGGAATTTCCCTTTCGCGTCGATACCCTGATGCGGCTGCGCGAGCGAATCAGCGCGACGCTCGACGGACTGTACGAAAATACCGCGGCGCGATGGGACGGCGCGCACGCGCCCGGAATCCTCGCCTACGCCCTGCCGCCACAGGTGCGATCGGGAGATTTCGCCGAGGCGGCGCTCCGGCGTTTTGGCGTCGCGATCAAGCCGCAGCGCCCGCCGTTTGAGCCCAACGGCTTTCGCGTGACCTACTCGCCCTGGACCAGCGACGAGGAAGTGGAGTTGCTGGGCGCGGCGATGCGCGCGCTGGCGAGTGAATTGCGCTAGCAGCAACCGTGTTCAGAAACCGCGCTCAAGAGGGGTGAAAGGGCTGAGGTAGAGGACATGAGCGCGGTGGCGTGCCAGTGAGTTTTGTTTTGCAGCATGGAGTTGAGAATCACGAGTAGCTTGCGCATGCAGGCGGTGAGAGCCGATTTAGGGTATTTACCGCGTGCCCGCAACTGGGCGTAAAAATTCTTGATGACTGGATTGGAACGAACGGCGGAGACCGCGGCCATGTACAGGACGCGCCGGACCTGGGCGCGTCCGCCCCAGATACAACGGCTGCCGCGCAGGCCACCGCTGTCGCGGCTAAAGGGCGCCAGTCCGGCCAGCGCGGCGATTTGTTTGCGATTAAGTGCGCCCAGCTCGGGCAAGTGCGCGAGGAGGGTGGTCGAGAGCACCTTGCCGACTCCGGGCACCGAGCGGAGCAACTCGTCGCGCTCGCGCCAGATGGGGGTCTCGCGGACCAGGCCGGCGAGTTCGTCGTCGAACCCGGCAAGCCTCTTTTCCAGCCAGCGGATGTGCTCATCGATGCTTTTATGGATCACCTTGGGCGAGTTGGCCCGGCGGTTCTTTTCCGCCGTAAGCATCTCAACCAGTTGGCGCCGGCGGTTGACCAGAGCTTCGAGCGCCTGGGCCTGCGCGTCCGGCAACGCTCGTACCTGGCGTTTAACCGCCTCGCCAAAGCGCACCAGCACTTGTGCGTCGAGCGCGTCGGTCTTGGCCAGCCGCCCCGTGGCACGCGCGAAGTCGCGCACCTGGCGTGGATTGACCACGGCCACCCCGATTCCCGCCGTCGCCAGCGCGCTGGCGACGGGCACCTCCAGACCGCCGGTCGCTTCGATAATCATTAAGTCAGCGGGTTCAAGTAGCTTAAGCAACGCGCTGATTCCGCGCTCGTCGTTGGCCACCGCAAAGCGCTCTCCCTTAGGCCCCAGCGCCACGTCCAACTGCGCCTTGGCCACGTCGATCCCGACAAACCGTTTTGCATCCGCCATCACCGCACCTCATCGCGCTGCTTGCCCAGCCTTGCAATCCGGGATTTCCTTCCCTTACAACCGTTCGGGCTTGAGCGCCGTGAAGGCGCGGCGACCTTCGCTGCTAGACGGGGTACTTTCCCCAGAGGTGCACCGGCCTGCCGCGCCACGTCTGTTGATGGTT from the Candidatus Binataceae bacterium genome contains:
- a CDS encoding IS110 family transposase, which encodes MADAKRFVGIDVAKAQLDVALGPKGERFAVANDERGISALLKLLEPADLMIIEATGGLEVPVASALATAGIGVAVVNPRQVRDFARATGRLAKTDALDAQVLVRFGEAVKRQVRALPDAQAQALEALVNRRRQLVEMLTAEKNRRANSPKVIHKSIDEHIRWLEKRLAGFDDELAGLVRETPIWRERDELLRSVPGVGKVLSTTLLAHLPELGALNRKQIAALAGLAPFSRDSGGLRGSRCIWGGRAQVRRVLYMAAVSAVRSNPVIKNFYAQLRARGKYPKSALTACMRKLLVILNSMLQNKTHWHATALMSSTSALSPLLSAVSEHGCC
- a CDS encoding aminotransferase class V-fold PLP-dependent enzyme; the protein is MPRRTTVKAYFNQGGLARPCDRVVKRVKAADREFARLLFCEDGWRLLEATLERARLAARALLGAGESGGVTLLPNSSTALNLALSILGATLGGGATVVTTDQEHPCVIWPLARLAARGIEVATIASGSPAEFLDKLSELIRRRRPGFVVFSQVSCKDGRVMPVEEAGAILEQQEIPYIVDGAQALGQVAVDVTRIKAWAYAHTGHKWLFGPTGTGGLWTSARFLGANTLAWTGPDFLRGGGGELESGTLNCAAFAGMAEALNACAEEFPFRVDTLMRLRERISATLDGLYENTAARWDGAHAPGILAYALPPQVRSGDFAEAALRRFGVAIKPQRPPFEPNGFRVTYSPWTSDEEVELLGAAMRALASELR